One Candidatus Peregrinibacteria bacterium DNA segment encodes these proteins:
- the ligA gene encoding NAD-dependent DNA ligase LigA: MNKAEAKQRIHQLQKEILQRNHEYFVLDESHVSEAVRDALKKELIALETEFPEFITPDSPTQRVGTALSGRFPKVKHKSRKWSLADAFSVEDLKEWEERVEKGVGEVLGEDKTPLITELKLDGLNITLWYEKGVLVKALTRGNGEEGEEVTHSIRTIKNLPLRLFEEIDLEVSGEVILPKAGFEPLRAEGFANARNAAAGTVRQLDPKVAASRDLQMYCYELGSSTAAVPETQEGILQWFQKLGLPVNKGYEVHDSAEASLAYLEKWQKQRDQLPYEIDGVVFKVNEKKKQEFLGWTAKSPRFAIAYKFPAAQTTTVVEGITVQIGRTGAATPVAELRPVFVAGSTVSRATLHNEDEIQRKDVRIGDTVIIQKAGDVIPEVVEVLHNLRPSQSQAFAFPKNCPLCETELIRPEGEAVRRCPNTDCPGRKREAFIHFVSKHALDIDTLGEKVVDALLEFGFIHDLADFFTLTEAQLLELPLFKEKKAQNILTALEEKRRIELPRFLYGLGIRFVGEQVAKDLSEWLRNKHAEENPEGGKAEFSPTQLKEWLQSLSQADLEDVQGFGERIANSIVEWMAQPRHSDLLDKLTTVGLHLTWPEEGGRVEGIAGKTFVITGTLTRPREEIKLQIEKAGGHVSSAVSSKTDFLLAGEEAGSKLEKAKNLGVAILSEEEWEARMKL, encoded by the coding sequence ATGAATAAAGCAGAAGCAAAACAGCGCATCCACCAGCTCCAAAAAGAAATTTTGCAAAGGAACCATGAATATTTTGTTTTGGACGAATCTCATGTTTCAGAAGCCGTGCGAGACGCTCTTAAAAAAGAACTCATTGCGCTGGAAACGGAATTCCCCGAATTCATCACCCCCGATTCCCCGACTCAACGGGTGGGCACTGCGCTTTCCGGGCGCTTTCCCAAAGTCAAACATAAGAGCCGCAAGTGGAGCCTAGCAGACGCCTTTTCAGTAGAAGATTTAAAAGAGTGGGAAGAACGAGTCGAAAAAGGAGTGGGCGAAGTCCTCGGAGAGGACAAAACACCCCTCATCACAGAATTGAAACTCGATGGACTCAACATCACGCTGTGGTACGAAAAAGGAGTACTGGTGAAAGCACTCACGCGCGGAAACGGAGAAGAAGGGGAGGAAGTGACTCATTCCATCCGCACCATCAAAAATCTACCGCTGCGCCTTTTTGAGGAAATCGATCTTGAAGTTTCGGGCGAAGTCATCCTTCCAAAAGCAGGCTTTGAACCGCTGCGAGCAGAAGGTTTTGCCAATGCTCGAAATGCCGCCGCAGGCACGGTGCGTCAACTCGACCCTAAAGTTGCCGCTAGTCGCGATTTACAAATGTATTGTTACGAATTGGGCTCCAGCACGGCAGCGGTGCCCGAAACCCAAGAGGGCATTTTGCAGTGGTTTCAAAAACTCGGTTTACCAGTGAACAAGGGCTACGAAGTGCACGATTCTGCCGAAGCCAGTCTTGCCTATTTGGAAAAATGGCAAAAGCAGCGAGACCAATTGCCTTATGAAATCGATGGAGTGGTCTTCAAAGTCAACGAAAAAAAGAAACAAGAATTCTTAGGATGGACCGCCAAAAGTCCTCGCTTTGCCATTGCTTATAAATTTCCGGCGGCCCAAACCACAACCGTGGTGGAAGGCATCACGGTTCAAATAGGTCGCACCGGAGCGGCCACGCCGGTGGCTGAACTCCGTCCTGTTTTTGTGGCGGGCTCCACCGTTTCACGCGCAACTCTTCACAATGAAGATGAAATTCAGCGCAAAGACGTGCGAATAGGGGACACCGTGATCATTCAAAAAGCCGGGGATGTGATTCCAGAAGTGGTGGAGGTGCTGCACAATTTACGTCCTTCGCAGAGCCAGGCTTTTGCTTTTCCAAAGAATTGTCCACTGTGTGAAACCGAACTCATTCGCCCCGAAGGCGAAGCCGTACGCCGTTGCCCCAACACAGATTGTCCGGGCCGCAAACGAGAAGCCTTCATCCATTTTGTGTCCAAACACGCCCTCGACATCGACACCCTCGGAGAAAAAGTGGTGGATGCTTTGCTCGAATTCGGATTCATCCATGACCTTGCCGATTTCTTCACTCTCACCGAAGCGCAGTTGCTGGAATTGCCTCTCTTTAAAGAAAAAAAAGCGCAAAACATCCTCACGGCATTGGAGGAAAAACGTCGCATTGAATTGCCCCGCTTTCTCTATGGACTCGGCATTCGTTTCGTAGGCGAGCAGGTGGCTAAAGACCTCAGTGAATGGCTTCGAAATAAACACGCAGAGGAAAATCCAGAAGGAGGAAAAGCAGAATTTTCACCGACACAGTTGAAAGAATGGTTACAGTCGCTCAGCCAAGCCGATTTGGAAGATGTTCAGGGTTTTGGAGAGCGCATTGCAAACAGCATTGTGGAATGGATGGCTCAGCCGCGCCACTCAGACTTGCTCGACAAACTCACTACGGTGGGACTCCATCTCACTTGGCCGGAGGAAGGAGGGCGTGTAGAAGGAATTGCGGGCAAAACTTTTGTGATCACCGGCACGCTGACTCGTCCACGTGAAGAAATCAAATTACAAATTGAAAAAGCTGGCGGACACGTGAGCAGTGCCGTCAGTTCCAAAACCGATTTTCTACTTGCGGGCGAGGAGGCCGGCAGCAAACTTGAAAAAGCCAAAAACTTGGGCGTGGCTATTTTAAGCGAGGAAGAATGGGAAGCTCGGATGAAGCTTTAA
- the dnaX gene encoding DNA polymerase III subunit gamma/tau, with the protein MTALYRKYRPQRFEDLVGQTPIRVTLLEALKQGRLSHAYLFSGPRGTGKTSTARLVAKAIQCESRLASGEPCGTCEICQLNARNELVDLVEVDAASNRGIDEIRDLREKIRFAPTRAKSKVYIIDEVHMLTKEAFNALLKSLEEPPPHVYFILATTEIHKIPETILSRCQRYDFKRISERDIVSHLEAVAKEEGRDAERSALECIAKVADGGMRDALSLFEQLSNEPVTLALVQERLGLVGHQYCEELYGALGSCDASKALLLIENLYKEGMDLQAFTVAFLGLLRKKLHEAVEQKKTAVLPKLLEWIQLFDDAWIKLKRASIATLPLEIAVVRATHHPEAQKEEGPRPVTAEAPKGEMFLHREALIQQLPKVYAMLSNPALRVSFQTGKLKKMEEQSLTFGFTSEFHLNKSREPQSLVTIENAFKAVLGHEVKLFLELDKMLDDPLGWETVEEPLSSSA; encoded by the coding sequence ATGACTGCTCTTTATCGTAAATATCGACCTCAACGTTTTGAAGACCTTGTGGGGCAAACCCCTATTCGAGTCACTTTGTTGGAAGCCCTTAAGCAGGGTCGCCTTTCTCATGCCTATTTGTTTTCGGGTCCTCGTGGTACAGGCAAAACTTCGACCGCGCGGCTCGTGGCCAAAGCCATTCAATGTGAAAGTCGTCTGGCCAGCGGAGAACCTTGTGGCACATGCGAGATTTGCCAGCTGAATGCCCGCAATGAGTTGGTGGATTTAGTGGAAGTGGATGCTGCCAGCAATCGTGGAATCGATGAAATTCGTGACCTACGTGAAAAAATCCGTTTTGCTCCCACTCGGGCCAAGTCTAAAGTTTATATCATTGATGAGGTGCACATGCTCACCAAGGAAGCCTTCAATGCTCTTTTAAAAAGCTTGGAAGAACCTCCTCCGCACGTCTATTTTATTTTAGCGACGACAGAAATTCATAAAATACCCGAGACGATTTTGTCGCGCTGCCAACGTTATGATTTCAAGCGCATTTCTGAACGCGATATTGTGTCGCATTTGGAAGCTGTGGCAAAAGAAGAAGGGCGCGACGCGGAGCGGAGCGCTTTGGAATGCATTGCAAAAGTTGCCGATGGAGGCATGCGTGATGCGCTCTCTTTATTTGAACAACTGTCTAACGAACCTGTGACGCTCGCTTTGGTGCAAGAGCGCTTGGGGCTGGTCGGTCATCAATACTGCGAAGAGCTGTATGGCGCTTTAGGCAGTTGCGATGCTTCAAAAGCTTTGCTACTCATTGAAAATTTGTATAAAGAAGGTATGGATTTGCAGGCCTTTACTGTGGCATTTTTAGGACTGCTGCGAAAGAAATTGCATGAGGCTGTGGAGCAAAAAAAGACAGCGGTGTTGCCAAAGCTTTTGGAATGGATTCAACTGTTTGACGACGCCTGGATCAAATTGAAACGAGCCAGCATTGCCACTTTGCCTTTAGAAATTGCTGTGGTGCGCGCGACTCATCATCCCGAGGCACAAAAAGAGGAAGGCCCCCGCCCGGTCACGGCGGAAGCTCCGAAGGGTGAAATGTTTTTGCATCGAGAAGCTTTGATCCAGCAGTTGCCTAAAGTTTATGCCATGCTCAGCAATCCAGCTTTGCGCGTCTCTTTTCAAACGGGAAAATTGAAAAAAATGGAGGAACAATCTTTGACCTTTGGCTTCACTTCAGAATTTCATTTGAATAAAAGTCGAGAGCCTCAAAGTTTAGTCACCATTGAAAATGCGTTTAAGGCCGTTTTGGGACATGAAGTGAAACTTTTTTTGGAACTTGATAAAATGCTCGATGATCCTCTGGGTTGGGAAACGGTAGAAGAACCTCTGTCTTCCAGTGCATGA
- a CDS encoding glycosyltransferase has product MSHLPKVAFVHDFLLRPGGAERVLKVLMELYPEAPVYTLLYDEKKMGHLFPRERVKTSYLQKFPRFLPGMHKLLFPLMPGAMERLDFSDYDVVVSSSSAYAHGVVTNLETRHICYYHSPMRYAWDYTHQYLKEQQLGMIGESVVSGLLHEVRMWDYLAAKRVDLKLANSKTVQDRIRKYYREDSLVIHPPVDTERFRPHKKNEGYFLIVSQLTKYKRIDLAVELFNRIGKRLVIIGQGPDAKRLQSMAANNIDFLGYKSDDVTKEYFENCRAFIFPGEEDFGIAPVEAMACGKPVLAYRKGGLTETMIEGVTGEFFNELSVESMEAGLTQLLIHEKEFDAEKIAKHAQQFSEKAFKKAMKSMIEHAKLEA; this is encoded by the coding sequence ATGTCTCATCTGCCCAAAGTCGCGTTCGTCCATGATTTTTTACTACGGCCTGGAGGTGCCGAACGTGTGCTCAAAGTATTGATGGAGCTTTACCCCGAGGCGCCCGTTTACACCTTGCTTTACGATGAGAAAAAAATGGGGCATTTGTTCCCTCGCGAACGAGTGAAAACTTCATATTTGCAAAAATTTCCTCGTTTTTTGCCAGGCATGCACAAACTCTTGTTTCCGCTGATGCCGGGCGCAATGGAGCGTTTGGATTTCAGCGATTACGACGTGGTGGTTTCCAGCTCCAGTGCTTATGCTCATGGCGTGGTGACCAATTTGGAAACTCGACATATTTGCTATTATCACTCCCCCATGCGCTATGCCTGGGATTACACCCATCAATACCTCAAAGAACAGCAACTGGGCATGATTGGAGAAAGTGTGGTCAGTGGCCTTTTGCATGAGGTTCGCATGTGGGACTATTTGGCGGCAAAGCGAGTGGACCTTAAACTGGCCAATTCCAAGACCGTGCAAGATCGCATTCGCAAATATTATCGTGAAGATTCGCTAGTGATTCATCCGCCCGTGGACACGGAACGTTTCCGTCCGCATAAAAAAAATGAGGGCTATTTTTTAATCGTGTCTCAGCTCACAAAATACAAGCGCATTGATCTGGCTGTGGAACTTTTCAACCGAATTGGGAAGCGGCTCGTGATCATTGGGCAGGGGCCGGATGCGAAGCGGCTGCAAAGCATGGCGGCGAACAATATCGACTTTTTGGGCTATAAATCGGATGACGTGACCAAAGAATATTTTGAAAATTGTCGAGCCTTTATTTTCCCTGGGGAAGAGGATTTTGGCATTGCACCGGTGGAGGCCATGGCCTGTGGCAAACCTGTTCTGGCTTATCGAAAAGGAGGATTGACTGAAACCATGATCGAAGGCGTGACGGGTGAATTTTTTAATGAACTCAGCGTAGAGAGCATGGAAGCGGGGCTCACTCAATTGCTGATCCATGAAAAAGAGTTTGATGCCGAAAAGATTGCTAAACACGCGCAGCAGTTTTCAGAAAAAGCCTTTAAAAAAGCCATGAAATCCATGATTGAACATGCTAAGCTGGAGGCATGA
- a CDS encoding glycosyltransferase family 4 protein: protein MPSKLLLGIDASRSIHPKPTGVERYSTEIIRALLQEWKGEVRLYTPKTIAEFPEKKQKLLWAPRFWSVLRLSLEMLLHKPDLLFVPAHVLPFFAPVRSFVMIHDIAFEKIPKAYGSNARRYLRWSTRRAVRKAQTVLVPSEAVKADLMHFYKIDEARVTVIPHGPLSLDLPLKAGPRAKEPLFFYLGRLEAKKNLGVLLDAFAIVQKKYSMARLVLAGRSGFGWKEWEVKAQKQKGVDLPGFLDEKKVADLYARATAFVFPTLEEGFGFPLLQAFQAGCPVLCSDLAVLREVGGDAVLYADPKDTRAFAKAMLQLIDEPEHMAILSLKGKKRLEQFSWEKAAKSLVLLFNGSNALK, encoded by the coding sequence GTGCCCTCCAAACTTCTTCTCGGAATTGATGCCTCTCGCAGCATCCACCCTAAACCCACAGGAGTGGAGCGTTACAGCACTGAAATCATTCGTGCGCTTTTGCAAGAATGGAAGGGGGAGGTTCGACTTTACACCCCAAAAACAATTGCCGAATTCCCTGAAAAGAAACAGAAATTGCTCTGGGCCCCGCGTTTTTGGAGTGTGCTGCGTTTGAGTTTGGAAATGCTTTTACATAAACCGGATCTTTTGTTTGTTCCGGCTCATGTTTTGCCTTTTTTTGCTCCGGTGCGAAGCTTTGTGATGATCCATGACATCGCTTTTGAAAAAATTCCGAAAGCTTATGGTTCAAATGCACGCCGTTATTTGCGATGGAGCACGCGCCGTGCCGTGCGAAAAGCTCAGACTGTGCTGGTGCCCAGCGAAGCCGTGAAAGCCGATTTGATGCACTTTTATAAGATTGACGAGGCACGAGTGACGGTGATTCCTCATGGCCCTTTGAGCTTGGATTTGCCCCTCAAAGCTGGTCCTCGAGCCAAAGAGCCTTTGTTCTTTTATTTGGGCCGTTTGGAAGCAAAAAAAAATCTGGGAGTTTTGTTGGATGCCTTTGCCATTGTACAAAAAAAGTATTCAATGGCTCGCTTGGTTTTGGCAGGGCGCAGTGGCTTTGGATGGAAGGAATGGGAAGTGAAAGCTCAAAAACAAAAAGGCGTGGATTTACCTGGATTTTTAGATGAAAAAAAAGTGGCGGACCTCTATGCTCGGGCCACTGCTTTTGTGTTTCCTACTTTGGAAGAGGGTTTTGGCTTCCCCCTGCTTCAAGCGTTTCAAGCCGGTTGCCCCGTGCTTTGCTCGGATTTAGCTGTCTTGCGAGAAGTGGGTGGCGATGCGGTGCTTTATGCCGACCCTAAAGATACCCGCGCTTTTGCAAAAGCCATGCTGCAACTGATTGATGAACCCGAGCATATGGCTATTTTGAGTTTGAAAGGGAAAAAACGACTGGAGCAATTTTCTTGGGAAAAAGCCGCAAAAAGCCTTGTGCTGTTGTTTAATGGATCCAACGCGTTAAAATAG
- a CDS encoding ComF family protein translates to MIHGLLKLFFPSLCLVCGYLDEPLCARCRDLLPFEPHVRVVETPQAALKVAAACYYEPDSVLAQLVHGLKYKHQADVYRYFAPALRRSLELFWEPSQVILVPVPLHKSRLLERGYNQAELLARTVARYFACGVADGLERVKDTGHQAHLEKRDRLENMKEVFRVRKGFEKIFAESSQILLVDDIVTTGSTLLACRAALEASGAKSIAALTLADRALQTSSRN, encoded by the coding sequence ATGATTCATGGTCTTCTCAAACTTTTCTTTCCCAGTTTATGCCTGGTTTGTGGTTATTTAGATGAGCCTCTTTGCGCGCGATGTCGAGATCTTTTGCCGTTTGAGCCTCATGTGCGAGTGGTTGAAACCCCCCAGGCTGCCTTGAAAGTGGCTGCTGCTTGCTATTACGAACCGGATTCGGTGCTGGCACAATTGGTGCACGGACTTAAATACAAGCATCAGGCCGATGTGTACCGTTACTTTGCCCCTGCTTTACGCCGAAGTTTGGAATTGTTTTGGGAGCCGAGTCAGGTGATTTTAGTTCCTGTCCCTTTGCATAAAAGTCGTTTGTTGGAACGGGGATACAATCAAGCGGAACTCTTGGCACGAACGGTGGCGCGCTATTTTGCTTGCGGCGTGGCGGATGGACTTGAGCGTGTGAAAGACACCGGCCATCAGGCTCATTTGGAAAAACGGGACCGTTTGGAAAACATGAAAGAAGTTTTTCGCGTGCGAAAAGGCTTTGAAAAAATCTTTGCGGAGAGTAGCCAAATCCTTCTGGTGGATGATATAGTCACCACCGGATCTACGCTGCTTGCGTGCCGGGCCGCCCTTGAGGCGAGCGGTGCGAAGTCCATTGCAGCGCTAACCTTAGCGGATCGTGCCCTCCAAACTTCTTCTCGGAATTGA
- a CDS encoding NUDIX domain-containing protein has protein sequence MHHKPSHQGGGARTGPNPHKPKKQRSPQGTRRSVHEKSCGIIVYRRTAEGLKFLLLHYPGGHWDFPKGHVEKKDADEKATARRELQEETGIIQVDFNPGYREAMYYEFNRGYKARVKKVVVYFLAETKEEAVAISFEHQNFVWLPYEEALSRLTYENAKELIRKAQPYLSHDF, from the coding sequence ATGCATCATAAACCCTCACATCAGGGAGGGGGAGCTCGAACCGGCCCCAACCCTCACAAGCCCAAAAAGCAACGCTCGCCACAAGGTACTCGTCGCAGTGTTCATGAAAAATCCTGCGGCATCATTGTGTACCGCCGGACAGCAGAAGGGCTCAAGTTTTTACTGCTCCATTACCCCGGAGGACACTGGGATTTTCCCAAAGGTCACGTAGAAAAAAAGGATGCCGATGAAAAAGCAACAGCCCGTCGTGAACTTCAAGAAGAAACGGGCATCATTCAAGTGGACTTCAATCCGGGCTACAGGGAAGCCATGTACTACGAATTCAACCGAGGTTACAAAGCGCGTGTCAAAAAAGTCGTCGTTTATTTTTTAGCCGAAACTAAAGAAGAAGCCGTCGCGATTTCTTTTGAGCATCAAAATTTTGTGTGGTTGCCTTACGAGGAAGCCCTGAGCCGCCTGACCTACGAAAACGCCAAAGAATTGATCCGTAAAGCTCAGCCTTATCTCAGCCATGACTTTTGA
- a CDS encoding ATP-dependent helicase, with the protein MTFDEAYSKLNPEQKTAVDSIEGPMMVLAGPGTGKTQILTLRIARILKDTQMSPQNILCLTFTESGVAAMRKRLFEFIGTPAYYVRIHTFHSFCNEIIKQNPEKFLFARELESLTDIESVQVFQAILDKAQTGGPLKPFADPYFYQRDIAGMIKNFKREDLSPELITGVLDETEATLKKHGAIIEAFCETRVTSLTEADFTQLQLTLAGSFLASAFTHFDLSEKTQRTEAKKELKGDYEDAQKNLPKQRALVELYNAYQTELKKRGRYDYEDMILMVVRKIKEDADLLANLQEQFQYLLVDEYQDTNGAQNEVVDLLASFYEAPSVFVVGDDKQSIYRFQGASLENMLAFYKRYKANIELVSLQNNYRSQQTILDAATRLIRHNEQGLETLIPELHQTLHSQAGHPATKLIRQECATPADERSFILESVQKLIAAGTEPREIAVLYRNNADADALEELFLRAKVPFHIFSGKDILKDKKIQSLLRLLTWLSSPTDDRELFLLLNADFLKLPALELLKLSRKAADARQPLLDAMGEAEKPFQLLREKLAEWQKEANNKTLVDFFELVINDSGYLSHLMAQESRIEQLNRLNTFFDQLKAWCRANPKLTLEGFVELLQLHQENRIAINEAELSTQKNAVALMTAHRSKGLEFEHVFLMNAVDKHWGNNPDRSKIKAPAGLLKSLELLPKEKNEDERRLFYVAMTRAKKSLTFTLATTNENGKAQTPSLFLEELGTEGIERRECEDETPNPDQLEQRLLLNFQPIVREVSQEERDYVKSLLHNYTLSVTHLTTYLRCPRLFYYKVLLRAPRAKTKEAAFGTAVHEALKDLLLANKRGGATQQLFLDSFERHLRREILREKNSNTRANLA; encoded by the coding sequence ATGACTTTTGATGAAGCCTATTCCAAACTGAATCCTGAACAAAAAACCGCAGTGGATTCCATTGAGGGACCCATGATGGTGCTCGCCGGACCCGGAACTGGAAAAACACAAATTCTCACCCTGCGTATTGCCCGCATTTTGAAAGACACGCAGATGAGTCCGCAGAACATTTTGTGTCTCACTTTTACCGAATCGGGAGTTGCGGCCATGAGAAAGCGCCTCTTCGAATTCATTGGAACGCCGGCCTATTACGTGCGCATTCACACCTTTCATTCATTCTGCAACGAAATCATCAAGCAAAACCCAGAAAAATTCCTCTTCGCTCGCGAGCTCGAATCTCTCACCGACATCGAATCTGTACAAGTTTTTCAAGCCATACTCGATAAGGCTCAAACAGGCGGGCCTTTGAAACCCTTCGCTGACCCTTATTTTTATCAGCGAGACATTGCGGGAATGATCAAAAATTTCAAGCGCGAAGACCTCAGCCCCGAGCTCATAACAGGGGTGCTCGACGAGACCGAGGCCACTCTAAAAAAACACGGAGCCATCATCGAAGCTTTTTGTGAAACCCGTGTGACCAGTCTAACCGAAGCGGACTTCACTCAGCTGCAACTCACGCTCGCAGGCAGCTTCCTCGCCAGTGCCTTCACACACTTCGATCTCAGTGAAAAGACTCAGCGAACAGAAGCCAAAAAAGAGCTCAAAGGGGACTATGAAGATGCTCAAAAAAATCTGCCCAAACAACGTGCCCTCGTGGAGCTGTACAACGCTTATCAAACCGAACTTAAAAAGCGAGGCCGCTACGATTACGAAGACATGATCCTCATGGTTGTGCGCAAAATCAAAGAGGACGCCGACTTGCTCGCAAATCTCCAAGAGCAATTTCAATACCTCTTGGTCGACGAGTACCAAGACACCAACGGAGCCCAAAACGAAGTCGTCGATTTGCTCGCAAGTTTTTACGAAGCTCCGAGCGTCTTCGTCGTTGGGGACGACAAACAATCCATCTACCGTTTTCAAGGTGCCTCACTCGAAAACATGCTGGCTTTTTATAAGCGTTACAAGGCAAACATCGAGCTGGTCTCTTTGCAAAACAATTATCGCAGTCAGCAGACCATCCTCGATGCGGCGACTCGCCTCATCCGCCACAACGAGCAAGGGCTCGAAACCCTGATTCCCGAGCTGCATCAAACCCTTCACTCACAGGCCGGACACCCCGCCACGAAGCTCATTCGCCAAGAGTGTGCCACCCCCGCCGACGAGCGCAGCTTCATTTTAGAATCCGTGCAAAAACTCATCGCCGCCGGCACCGAGCCGCGCGAAATCGCCGTGCTTTACCGTAACAACGCCGATGCCGATGCACTCGAAGAACTCTTCCTTCGTGCCAAAGTCCCGTTTCACATTTTCTCTGGCAAAGACATCCTCAAAGACAAAAAAATTCAAAGCCTCCTTCGCCTGCTCACTTGGCTTTCAAGCCCCACCGACGACCGCGAACTTTTTCTACTGCTCAACGCGGACTTTCTCAAACTTCCCGCACTCGAATTATTGAAACTTTCTCGCAAAGCGGCCGATGCTCGTCAGCCCCTGCTGGATGCCATGGGTGAGGCGGAAAAACCGTTTCAACTCTTGCGGGAAAAACTCGCAGAGTGGCAAAAAGAAGCGAACAACAAAACCCTTGTCGATTTCTTTGAACTCGTGATCAACGACTCTGGCTACCTCTCCCACCTCATGGCTCAGGAAAGCCGCATCGAACAGCTCAATCGATTGAATACATTTTTTGATCAACTCAAAGCCTGGTGCCGAGCCAATCCCAAACTCACGCTCGAGGGCTTTGTCGAACTGCTTCAACTCCATCAAGAAAATCGAATCGCCATCAACGAAGCCGAACTCAGCACCCAAAAAAATGCCGTCGCGCTCATGACCGCGCACCGATCCAAAGGCCTCGAATTCGAGCATGTTTTCCTCATGAACGCCGTGGACAAACACTGGGGCAACAATCCCGACCGCAGCAAAATCAAAGCTCCCGCCGGCCTCCTCAAAAGCCTCGAACTCTTGCCCAAAGAAAAAAACGAAGACGAGCGCCGCCTCTTTTACGTGGCCATGACCCGCGCAAAAAAATCACTCACTTTCACACTCGCCACCACCAATGAAAACGGAAAAGCCCAAACGCCCTCGCTCTTCCTGGAAGAGCTCGGCACCGAAGGCATCGAACGCCGCGAATGCGAAGACGAAACACCCAATCCCGATCAACTCGAGCAGCGTCTGCTCCTCAACTTCCAGCCCATCGTCCGCGAGGTGTCTCAAGAAGAACGCGACTATGTGAAAAGCCTTTTGCACAACTACACCCTCAGTGTGACCCACCTCACGACCTATCTCCGCTGCCCCCGACTTTTTTACTACAAGGTGCTGCTCCGTGCGCCTCGCGCCAAAACCAAAGAAGCCGCTTTTGGAACCGCCGTGCATGAAGCTCTCAAAGATTTGCTACTGGCCAACAAAAGGGGGGGAGCCACCCAGCAGCTTTTTCTCGACTCCTTCGAACGCCACCTTCGCCGCGAAATTTTGCGCGAAAAGAATTCGAATACGCGCGCCAATTTGGCTTAG
- a CDS encoding S8 family serine peptidase translates to MLSRSQLLSYIPVTLAVGLALGLTLLDAQIHPRSELFELNSLKALRTLNYQYQMNVEDLLIDKESESALIAELYKADALIPVQEKKDNKGLVVSLKEEEHLLLLQPQDPLSDEKLAEIADQYARSIPEFAHVELDQEVSLESPVYEWELNPMASQPVALSSEPLNEVVVAVIDSGVDEGHEIFADVSIQKGWNTLKDDETMVDDVGHGTHIAGIIAAHAPGVSLVPYKIVDSKGGKLSNVLEAFSKAMQDGVTVVNASFGLSTSSYALENLIAKAYDQGIIVVSAAGNSGKDVGFYPASYAQSLAVGSVDAGGHQMPSSNYGNWVDVAAYGYRVKSSLPGNEYGYKSGTSQATAFVTAAVARLLMQDPELSFSEILEALEASSAEQVKTGELAGISIVE, encoded by the coding sequence ATGCTTTCACGCTCTCAACTTCTCTCTTATATCCCGGTCACTTTAGCCGTTGGACTCGCCCTGGGTTTGACCCTTTTGGATGCTCAAATTCATCCCCGCAGCGAGCTTTTCGAATTGAATTCACTCAAAGCTTTGCGCACGCTCAATTACCAGTATCAGATGAATGTGGAGGATTTGCTCATCGATAAAGAAAGTGAATCTGCTCTGATTGCAGAGCTTTATAAGGCGGATGCCTTGATCCCTGTGCAAGAAAAAAAGGACAATAAAGGGCTCGTGGTCAGTTTAAAGGAAGAAGAGCATTTGCTGCTTTTACAGCCTCAAGACCCGCTTTCGGATGAAAAATTAGCTGAAATTGCAGATCAATATGCGCGCAGCATTCCCGAATTTGCTCATGTGGAATTGGATCAGGAAGTGAGCTTGGAAAGCCCCGTTTATGAGTGGGAACTGAATCCAATGGCTTCGCAGCCAGTGGCCTTGAGTTCGGAGCCTTTGAATGAAGTGGTGGTGGCGGTGATTGACAGTGGAGTGGATGAGGGGCATGAGATTTTTGCAGATGTTTCCATACAAAAAGGGTGGAACACCTTGAAGGACGACGAAACCATGGTGGATGATGTGGGTCATGGCACCCATATTGCGGGCATCATTGCCGCTCATGCGCCAGGGGTGAGCCTGGTTCCTTATAAGATAGTGGACAGCAAAGGAGGCAAACTTTCGAACGTTTTGGAGGCTTTTTCAAAAGCCATGCAAGACGGCGTTACAGTGGTGAATGCCAGTTTTGGCCTGAGCACGTCTTCTTATGCCTTGGAAAATTTGATCGCTAAGGCTTACGACCAGGGAATCATTGTGGTTTCCGCTGCTGGCAATTCAGGGAAAGATGTGGGCTTTTACCCTGCCAGTTATGCTCAAAGCTTGGCGGTGGGCAGTGTGGATGCGGGGGGACATCAGATGCCCAGTTCCAATTATGGCAATTGGGTGGATGTGGCGGCTTATGGCTATCGCGTGAAATCTTCTTTGCCAGGCAATGAATACGGTTATAAAAGTGGCACTTCTCAAGCAACGGCCTTTGTGACTGCTGCGGTGGCGCGTTTGCTCATGCAAGATCCTGAGCTCAGTTTTTCAGAGATTTTAGAAGCCTTGGAAGCGTCCAGCGCCGAACAGGTGAAAACCGGTGAACTTGCCGGGATCTCGATTGTTGAGTAG